One window from the genome of Myxocyprinus asiaticus isolate MX2 ecotype Aquarium Trade chromosome 30, UBuf_Myxa_2, whole genome shotgun sequence encodes:
- the LOC127421284 gene encoding chromosomal protein D1-like isoform X2, with protein MEVENTDGSENTVSNGSTHPPKRGRGRPRGSLNKKFTYEKVATQNARPSRKVEFFSPEIIIRKVKKRGRPKKIKMRGRPRKIPLTPEEVSEKLHRLSTQRKRKLWKPLGRPRIHPIKEGPKIKRARGRPRKNKTMTESSKNDTHQPSVEISLAAADGPPPKRGRPLGSLKKKRGRPAGSTKTSPTKVSDWTPRKRGRPPGSANKVKIVKQVDGTPKKRGRPPGSQNKVKIMKHDDGTPKKRGRPPGSGKKVTANRVGEGARKRGRPPGSGKTKVHVSDSADCDQGSYAATNASGQHRKRGRPRKAMLNVVTEKLPSAITEEDEMENDEPSPKQSRNSDSSSQIPNETAGEENGASENNEDPEYEEDEEDDNSDSPKVNSISEKEMGEAASFRVQSDGSCTVMTGNSLPRAFRRWPAVD; from the exons ATGGAGGTTGAGAATACAGATGGATCTGAAAACACTGTGTCCAATGGCAGTACCCATCCACCCAAACGTGGCAGAGGCAGACCGCGAGGGTCACTCAATAAGAAATTCACTTATGAAAAAGTGGCAACACAAAATGCCAGGCCATCCAGAAAGGTGGAATTCTTTTCTCCCGAAATAATCATAAGGAAAGTGAAGAAACGTGGTCGCCCAAAGAAAATCAAAATGCGTGGCAGGCCAAGAAAGATCCCGCTTACACCTGAGGAAGTGTCCGAGAAACTTCATAGGTTGAGTACACAGCGGAAACGAAAGCTGTGGAAGCCCCTTGGAAGGCCACGCATTCATCCTATCAAAGAGGGTCCCAAGATCAAAAGGGCAAGAGGAAGACCTCGCAAAAATAAAACCATGACAGAATCGTCAAAAAACGATACACACCAACCTAGTGTTGAAATAAGCCTTGCTGCTGCTGATGGCCCCCCTCCAAAGAGAGGGAGGCCATTGGGCTCATTAAAGAAGAAGAGGGGTCGGCCTGCAGGTTCTACCAAGACTTCACCCACCAAGGTCTCAGATTGGACCCCAAGAAAGAGGGGCCGTCCTCCAGGCTCTGCAAACAAAGTAAAGATTGTAAAACAAGTTGACGGAACACCAAAAAAGAGGGGGCGACCCCCAGGCTCCCAGAACAAAGTGAAGATCATGAAACACGACGACGGAACTCCTAAAAAGAGGGGGCGACCCCCAGGTTCTGGAAAAAAGGTAACGGCAAATAGGGTCGGAGAAGGTGCTCGAAAGAGAGGCCGCCCGCCAGGCTCTGGTAAAACCAAAGTTCATGTATCAGATTCGGCAGATTGTGATCAGGGTAGCTACGCCGCCACCAACGCCAGTGGTCAGCATCGTAAGAGGGGCCGTCCAAGAAAAGCCATGCTAAATGTAGTGACTGAAAAACTCCCCTCTGCGATCACAGAGGAAGACGAGATGGAGAATGATGAACCCTCTCCCAAACAATCCCGTAACTCGGATTCCTCATCACAAATTCCAAATGAGACCGCAGGAGAGGAAAATGGGGCAAGTGAGAACAATGAAGACCCAGAGTATGAAGAAGATGAAGAGGATGACAACAGTGATTCTCCAAAAGTGAACAGCATAAGTGAGAAAGAGATGGGAGAGGCAGCCTCTTTTAGGGTGCAGTCAG atgggagctgcactgtcatgactggaaatagcctccctaGAGCGTTCCGAAGATGGCcggcagtggactga
- the LOC127421284 gene encoding chromosomal protein D1-like isoform X4: MEVENTDGSENTVSNGSTHPPKRGRGRPRGSLNKKFTYEKVATQNARPSRKVEFFSPEIIIRKVKKRGRPKKIKMRGRPRKIPLTPEEVSEKLHRLSTQRKRKLWKPLGRPRIHPIKEGPKIKRARGRPRKNKTMTESSKNDTHQPSVEISLAAADGPPPKRGRPLGSLKKKRGRPAGSTKTSPTKVSDWTPRKRGRPPGSANKVKIVKQVDGTPKKRGRPPGSQNKVKIMKHDDGTPKKRGRPPGSGKKVTANRVGEGARKRGRPPGSGKTKVHVSDSADCDQGSYAATNASGQHRKRGRPRKAMLNVVTEKLPSAITEEDEMENDEPSPKQSRNSDSSSQIPNETAGEENGASENNEDPEYEEDEEDDNSDSPKVNSISEKEMGEAASFRVQSGRLR; the protein is encoded by the exons ATGGAGGTTGAGAATACAGATGGATCTGAAAACACTGTGTCCAATGGCAGTACCCATCCACCCAAACGTGGCAGAGGCAGACCGCGAGGGTCACTCAATAAGAAATTCACTTATGAAAAAGTGGCAACACAAAATGCCAGGCCATCCAGAAAGGTGGAATTCTTTTCTCCCGAAATAATCATAAGGAAAGTGAAGAAACGTGGTCGCCCAAAGAAAATCAAAATGCGTGGCAGGCCAAGAAAGATCCCGCTTACACCTGAGGAAGTGTCCGAGAAACTTCATAGGTTGAGTACACAGCGGAAACGAAAGCTGTGGAAGCCCCTTGGAAGGCCACGCATTCATCCTATCAAAGAGGGTCCCAAGATCAAAAGGGCAAGAGGAAGACCTCGCAAAAATAAAACCATGACAGAATCGTCAAAAAACGATACACACCAACCTAGTGTTGAAATAAGCCTTGCTGCTGCTGATGGCCCCCCTCCAAAGAGAGGGAGGCCATTGGGCTCATTAAAGAAGAAGAGGGGTCGGCCTGCAGGTTCTACCAAGACTTCACCCACCAAGGTCTCAGATTGGACCCCAAGAAAGAGGGGCCGTCCTCCAGGCTCTGCAAACAAAGTAAAGATTGTAAAACAAGTTGACGGAACACCAAAAAAGAGGGGGCGACCCCCAGGCTCCCAGAACAAAGTGAAGATCATGAAACACGACGACGGAACTCCTAAAAAGAGGGGGCGACCCCCAGGTTCTGGAAAAAAGGTAACGGCAAATAGGGTCGGAGAAGGTGCTCGAAAGAGAGGCCGCCCGCCAGGCTCTGGTAAAACCAAAGTTCATGTATCAGATTCGGCAGATTGTGATCAGGGTAGCTACGCCGCCACCAACGCCAGTGGTCAGCATCGTAAGAGGGGCCGTCCAAGAAAAGCCATGCTAAATGTAGTGACTGAAAAACTCCCCTCTGCGATCACAGAGGAAGACGAGATGGAGAATGATGAACCCTCTCCCAAACAATCCCGTAACTCGGATTCCTCATCACAAATTCCAAATGAGACCGCAGGAGAGGAAAATGGGGCAAGTGAGAACAATGAAGACCCAGAGTATGAAGAAGATGAAGAGGATGACAACAGTGATTCTCCAAAAGTGAACAGCATAAGTGAGAAAGAGATGGGAGAGGCAGCCTCTTTTAGGGTGCAGTCAG gaAGGCTTAGATAA
- the LOC127421284 gene encoding chromosomal protein D1-like isoform X3: MEVENTDGSENTVSNGSTHPPKRGRGRPRGSLNKKFTYEKVATQNARPSRKVEFFSPEIIIRKVKKRGRPKKIKMRGRPRKIPLTPEEVSEKLHRLSTQRKRKLWKPLGRPRIHPIKEGPKIKRARGRPRKNKTMTESSKNDTHQPSVEISLAAADGPPPKRGRPLGSLKKKRGRPAGSTKTSPTKVSDWTPRKRGRPPGSANKVKIVKQVDGTPKKRGRPPGSQNKVKIMKHDDGTPKKRGRPPGSGKKVTANRVGEGARKRGRPPGSGKTKVHVSDSADCDQGSYAATNASGQHRKRGRPRKAMLNVVTEKLPSAITEEDEMENDEPSPKQSRNSDSSSQIPNETAGEENGASENNEDPEYEEDEEDDNSDSPKVNSISEKEMGEAASFRVQSGKSKKIK; encoded by the coding sequence ATGGAGGTTGAGAATACAGATGGATCTGAAAACACTGTGTCCAATGGCAGTACCCATCCACCCAAACGTGGCAGAGGCAGACCGCGAGGGTCACTCAATAAGAAATTCACTTATGAAAAAGTGGCAACACAAAATGCCAGGCCATCCAGAAAGGTGGAATTCTTTTCTCCCGAAATAATCATAAGGAAAGTGAAGAAACGTGGTCGCCCAAAGAAAATCAAAATGCGTGGCAGGCCAAGAAAGATCCCGCTTACACCTGAGGAAGTGTCCGAGAAACTTCATAGGTTGAGTACACAGCGGAAACGAAAGCTGTGGAAGCCCCTTGGAAGGCCACGCATTCATCCTATCAAAGAGGGTCCCAAGATCAAAAGGGCAAGAGGAAGACCTCGCAAAAATAAAACCATGACAGAATCGTCAAAAAACGATACACACCAACCTAGTGTTGAAATAAGCCTTGCTGCTGCTGATGGCCCCCCTCCAAAGAGAGGGAGGCCATTGGGCTCATTAAAGAAGAAGAGGGGTCGGCCTGCAGGTTCTACCAAGACTTCACCCACCAAGGTCTCAGATTGGACCCCAAGAAAGAGGGGCCGTCCTCCAGGCTCTGCAAACAAAGTAAAGATTGTAAAACAAGTTGACGGAACACCAAAAAAGAGGGGGCGACCCCCAGGCTCCCAGAACAAAGTGAAGATCATGAAACACGACGACGGAACTCCTAAAAAGAGGGGGCGACCCCCAGGTTCTGGAAAAAAGGTAACGGCAAATAGGGTCGGAGAAGGTGCTCGAAAGAGAGGCCGCCCGCCAGGCTCTGGTAAAACCAAAGTTCATGTATCAGATTCGGCAGATTGTGATCAGGGTAGCTACGCCGCCACCAACGCCAGTGGTCAGCATCGTAAGAGGGGCCGTCCAAGAAAAGCCATGCTAAATGTAGTGACTGAAAAACTCCCCTCTGCGATCACAGAGGAAGACGAGATGGAGAATGATGAACCCTCTCCCAAACAATCCCGTAACTCGGATTCCTCATCACAAATTCCAAATGAGACCGCAGGAGAGGAAAATGGGGCAAGTGAGAACAATGAAGACCCAGAGTATGAAGAAGATGAAGAGGATGACAACAGTGATTCTCCAAAAGTGAACAGCATAAGTGAGAAAGAGATGGGAGAGGCAGCCTCTTTTAGGGTGCAGTCAGGTAaatcaaaaaaaattaaataa
- the vamp1a gene encoding vesicle associated membrane protein 1a, which translates to MSASDAAASPGAPGAPEGEGGAPNAPPNLTSNRRLQQTQAQVDEVVDIMRVNVDKVLERDQKLSELDDRADALQAGASQFESSAAKLKNKYWWKNAKMMIMMGIIGVILMGIVFMYFYY; encoded by the exons AT GTCTGCCTCGGATGCTGCTGCGAGCCCTGGAGCCCCAGGGGCCCCAGAGGGCGAGGGGGGTGCACCCAATGCACCCCCCAACCTCACCAGCAACCGTCGTCTGCAACAGACACAGGCCCAAGTGGATGAG GTGGTGGATATCATGCGTGTGAATGTGGACAAGGTTCTGGAGAGAGATCAGAAGCTGTCAGAGCTCGATGACCGGGCAGATGCGCTGCAGGCCGGAGCATCACAGTTTGAGAGCAGTGCAGCCAAACTGAAAAACAAGTACTGGTGGAAGAATGCTAAG ATGATGATCATGATGGGCATTATTGGCGTCATCTTAATGGGTATTGTTTTCA TGTACTTCTACTACTGA
- the LOC127421284 gene encoding chromosomal protein D1-like isoform X1, protein MEVENTDGSENTVSNGSTHPPKRGRGRPRGSLNKKFTYEKVATQNARPSRKVEFFSPEIIIRKVKKRGRPKKIKMRGRPRKIPLTPEEVSEKLHRLSTQRKRKLWKPLGRPRIHPIKEGPKIKRARGRPRKNKTMTESSKNDTHQPSVEISLAAADGPPPKRGRPLGSLKKKRGRPAGSTKTSPTKVSDWTPRKRGRPPGSANKVKIVKQVDGTPKKRGRPPGSQNKVKIMKHDDGTPKKRGRPPGSGKKVTANRVGEGARKRGRPPGSGKTKVHVSDSADCDQGSYAATNASGQHRKRGRPRKAMLNVVTEKLPSAITEEDEMENDEPSPKQSRNSDSSSQIPNETAGEENGASENNEDPEYEEDEEDDNSDSPKVNSISEKEMGEAASFRVQSVDGSCTVMTGNSLPRAFRRWPAVD, encoded by the exons ATGGAGGTTGAGAATACAGATGGATCTGAAAACACTGTGTCCAATGGCAGTACCCATCCACCCAAACGTGGCAGAGGCAGACCGCGAGGGTCACTCAATAAGAAATTCACTTATGAAAAAGTGGCAACACAAAATGCCAGGCCATCCAGAAAGGTGGAATTCTTTTCTCCCGAAATAATCATAAGGAAAGTGAAGAAACGTGGTCGCCCAAAGAAAATCAAAATGCGTGGCAGGCCAAGAAAGATCCCGCTTACACCTGAGGAAGTGTCCGAGAAACTTCATAGGTTGAGTACACAGCGGAAACGAAAGCTGTGGAAGCCCCTTGGAAGGCCACGCATTCATCCTATCAAAGAGGGTCCCAAGATCAAAAGGGCAAGAGGAAGACCTCGCAAAAATAAAACCATGACAGAATCGTCAAAAAACGATACACACCAACCTAGTGTTGAAATAAGCCTTGCTGCTGCTGATGGCCCCCCTCCAAAGAGAGGGAGGCCATTGGGCTCATTAAAGAAGAAGAGGGGTCGGCCTGCAGGTTCTACCAAGACTTCACCCACCAAGGTCTCAGATTGGACCCCAAGAAAGAGGGGCCGTCCTCCAGGCTCTGCAAACAAAGTAAAGATTGTAAAACAAGTTGACGGAACACCAAAAAAGAGGGGGCGACCCCCAGGCTCCCAGAACAAAGTGAAGATCATGAAACACGACGACGGAACTCCTAAAAAGAGGGGGCGACCCCCAGGTTCTGGAAAAAAGGTAACGGCAAATAGGGTCGGAGAAGGTGCTCGAAAGAGAGGCCGCCCGCCAGGCTCTGGTAAAACCAAAGTTCATGTATCAGATTCGGCAGATTGTGATCAGGGTAGCTACGCCGCCACCAACGCCAGTGGTCAGCATCGTAAGAGGGGCCGTCCAAGAAAAGCCATGCTAAATGTAGTGACTGAAAAACTCCCCTCTGCGATCACAGAGGAAGACGAGATGGAGAATGATGAACCCTCTCCCAAACAATCCCGTAACTCGGATTCCTCATCACAAATTCCAAATGAGACCGCAGGAGAGGAAAATGGGGCAAGTGAGAACAATGAAGACCCAGAGTATGAAGAAGATGAAGAGGATGACAACAGTGATTCTCCAAAAGTGAACAGCATAAGTGAGAAAGAGATGGGAGAGGCAGCCTCTTTTAGGGTGCAGTCAG tagatgggagctgcactgtcatgactggaaatagcctccctaGAGCGTTCCGAAGATGGCcggcagtggactga
- the LOC127421284 gene encoding chromosomal protein D1-like isoform X5, with product MEVENTDGSENTVSNGSTHPPKRGRGRPRGSLNKKFTYEKVATQNARPSRKVEFFSPEIIIRKVKKRGRPKKIKMRGRPRKIPLTPEEVSEKLHRLSTQRKRKLWKPLGRPRIHPIKEGPKIKRARGRPRKNKTMTESSKNDTHQPSVEISLAAADGPPPKRGRPLGSLKKKRGRPAGSTKTSPTKVSDWTPRKRGRPPGSANKVKIVKQVDGTPKKRGRPPGSQNKVKIMKHDDGTPKKRGRPPGSGKKVTANRVGEGARKRGRPPGSGKTKVHVSDSADCDQGSYAATNASGQHRKRGRPRKAMLNVVTEKLPSAITEEDEMENDEPSPKQSRNSDSSSQIPNETAGEENGASENNEDPEYEEDEEDDNSDSPKVNSISEKEMGEAASFRVQSVNH from the exons ATGGAGGTTGAGAATACAGATGGATCTGAAAACACTGTGTCCAATGGCAGTACCCATCCACCCAAACGTGGCAGAGGCAGACCGCGAGGGTCACTCAATAAGAAATTCACTTATGAAAAAGTGGCAACACAAAATGCCAGGCCATCCAGAAAGGTGGAATTCTTTTCTCCCGAAATAATCATAAGGAAAGTGAAGAAACGTGGTCGCCCAAAGAAAATCAAAATGCGTGGCAGGCCAAGAAAGATCCCGCTTACACCTGAGGAAGTGTCCGAGAAACTTCATAGGTTGAGTACACAGCGGAAACGAAAGCTGTGGAAGCCCCTTGGAAGGCCACGCATTCATCCTATCAAAGAGGGTCCCAAGATCAAAAGGGCAAGAGGAAGACCTCGCAAAAATAAAACCATGACAGAATCGTCAAAAAACGATACACACCAACCTAGTGTTGAAATAAGCCTTGCTGCTGCTGATGGCCCCCCTCCAAAGAGAGGGAGGCCATTGGGCTCATTAAAGAAGAAGAGGGGTCGGCCTGCAGGTTCTACCAAGACTTCACCCACCAAGGTCTCAGATTGGACCCCAAGAAAGAGGGGCCGTCCTCCAGGCTCTGCAAACAAAGTAAAGATTGTAAAACAAGTTGACGGAACACCAAAAAAGAGGGGGCGACCCCCAGGCTCCCAGAACAAAGTGAAGATCATGAAACACGACGACGGAACTCCTAAAAAGAGGGGGCGACCCCCAGGTTCTGGAAAAAAGGTAACGGCAAATAGGGTCGGAGAAGGTGCTCGAAAGAGAGGCCGCCCGCCAGGCTCTGGTAAAACCAAAGTTCATGTATCAGATTCGGCAGATTGTGATCAGGGTAGCTACGCCGCCACCAACGCCAGTGGTCAGCATCGTAAGAGGGGCCGTCCAAGAAAAGCCATGCTAAATGTAGTGACTGAAAAACTCCCCTCTGCGATCACAGAGGAAGACGAGATGGAGAATGATGAACCCTCTCCCAAACAATCCCGTAACTCGGATTCCTCATCACAAATTCCAAATGAGACCGCAGGAGAGGAAAATGGGGCAAGTGAGAACAATGAAGACCCAGAGTATGAAGAAGATGAAGAGGATGACAACAGTGATTCTCCAAAAGTGAACAGCATAAGTGAGAAAGAGATGGGAGAGGCAGCCTCTTTTAGGGTGCAGTCAG TTAATCATTGA